A window of Hymenobacter aerilatus contains these coding sequences:
- a CDS encoding glycosyltransferase family 2 protein gives MDLSIIIPIYNEEDNIQMLYNRLSGVLALLERSYELIFVNDGSRDQSLRLVKDLSERDARVRFIDFSRNFGHQIAVTAGLDLAQGEAVVIIDADLQDPPELIPQLYQKLHEGYEVVYARRRSRQGESIAKKFTAKLFYRILASITSISIPVDTGDFRIISRKVVDALKQMPEQNKFIRGQISWIGYRQTYLEYDRAERAGGATGYTYSKMIRLALDGITGFSNAPLKFATISGFVVSGIAFIVMLYTLYERFVAHDYQPGWASLMVSILFLGGVQLIAVGIIGEYLSRLSANVRQRPLYIISDTNIPATSIAPAANPATHPGPVFPS, from the coding sequence GTGGACCTCTCGATTATCATCCCTATTTACAATGAGGAGGACAACATTCAAATGTTGTACAACCGGCTGAGTGGGGTGCTGGCTCTGCTTGAGCGTTCCTACGAGCTGATTTTTGTGAATGACGGCTCCCGCGACCAGTCGCTGCGCCTGGTTAAAGATCTTTCGGAGCGCGATGCCCGCGTGCGCTTCATTGATTTCAGCCGCAACTTCGGGCACCAGATTGCCGTCACGGCTGGGCTGGATTTAGCGCAAGGCGAAGCGGTAGTGATTATTGATGCCGATTTGCAGGATCCGCCCGAGCTGATTCCGCAACTCTACCAAAAACTGCACGAAGGCTATGAGGTAGTATATGCCCGTCGCCGCTCACGCCAGGGCGAAAGCATTGCTAAGAAGTTCACCGCCAAGCTTTTTTATCGTATTCTGGCCAGCATCACCAGTATATCCATTCCCGTAGATACCGGCGACTTTCGCATTATATCCCGCAAGGTGGTAGATGCCCTCAAGCAAATGCCGGAACAAAACAAGTTTATTCGCGGGCAGATTTCCTGGATTGGCTACCGCCAAACCTACCTCGAGTATGATCGAGCCGAGCGGGCCGGCGGTGCTACCGGCTACACCTATAGCAAAATGATTCGGCTGGCACTAGACGGCATCACCGGTTTTTCTAATGCCCCCCTGAAGTTTGCCACTATCAGCGGGTTCGTAGTATCGGGTATTGCCTTTATAGTAATGCTTTACACACTCTACGAGCGGTTTGTAGCGCACGACTACCAGCCAGGCTGGGCTTCGCTGATGGTGAGCATTCTGTTTCTGGGTGGGGTGCAGTTGATTGCGGTGGGTATTATCGGAGAATACTTGTCGCGGCTGTCGGCCAACGTGCGCCAACGCCCACTCTACATTATTTCTGATACCAACATCCCAGCTACCAGTATCGCGCCTGCGGCTAACCCTGCCACGCACCCCGGTCCCGTATTTCCATCGTAG